The Chiroxiphia lanceolata isolate bChiLan1 chromosome 4, bChiLan1.pri, whole genome shotgun sequence genome includes the window CCACTCCGAACAACACTACTGTCAGGAAAATATATGCATCTTTTTCCAGTAAGAATAAGGACTGTGATAACATTAGCATTTAGACAAGACACTGAGCTGATGATAGTGAAATGCATTAATGGACATGTCACTATTTTAAAAGAGCACATCTAATGGATTGTTTAGATATGCCATCTCAttgtgcttatttatttattttataggatattttaaacataaaatcgCACAGATCAAAATAGAGCTCTGCTGCGACCTGCTCACCCCAAGGACCTGCATTCAACGGAACCGGTCCCAGTTCCCAGCAGTCGTGTACACCACTGAAGGAAAATGGACATACTGAACAGCCACCACTTTTTGTACTTTCTGCCTACCACACGCCTTGTCATCTTATTAGCAGCTTTGACAACTGCTGAGGATGTGACTAACAGCACTTTCAACCGCACTGACATAAATACAGGATCTGTGCCTGTGGTGATCTCCCGCATCGACCATATTATAGTCAAGGAGGGCAGTAGTGCCTTGATTGACTGCAATGTCCAGGGTAGTCCTAGTCCACGTTACAGGTGGTACAATTCCAATGGTCGCCTGCTCCAAGAGGAGGAGAATAAAGGTAAGATCTTAGTAATATCACTGATGTAGACTGTCCAGAGACACTTCTGATTTCAGCAAGTTGACAAATAACCCAAATTTAATGGCCTGACTGTGGTATTTCCCCgtgtgaaaataaatgaaagccTGGTGGCAGTTATAAATTTTTTATGTGCACCTTAGAAGAAAAGAGTAacttttttatgttatttataGCAACACATAACAAAAAGCTGAAGCACTTAACAGAAGGTGTAGATAGGCTTCTTTTCACTGGAAGATTTCGAATTTGTTCCTATTTCTCATTCTGTCAtcttttgttcttctctggcaccaaaaaaaagattaaaaagctattttccaGCTCAAAGGAGGATTTTCATGACATATGAGAATAGTTTGTTGGCATGCACTCAACATAGCTAACTCCCTGAGATGCCTGCTGTCTTTATGCAGAATGCCATGGGAGTGTGAGAAACAGGAGATGCCCTGAACGACCAAGTGAAAAACCTATATAGGGCAGCAGTCAGAAGGACACACCAAGCCTGAGCCTTCCTTACTTTAGTTAAAACTCTTCACTGGCACTTGCCAGAGACCTTAATTACACATTTGCTTACTTTCCTTAAAATGGAAGGTTTGGGTGATAATCCTAATTATACTTCTAGGGAGTGTTTGAGGGCAGTGTGGCTATATGAAAGGTGTTTTTCTCATGTAATCCTTCCATACTGACTGCTTCGTTCACAGCATGATGAAATAAACACTTATCTATTCACACTAAATGGAAGATAGCGTGCCTAACTAATAGCTGACCTGACAGAGAACTCTGTTATGATGGGAGTAACGACTGACCCAGCTGAATGTGCAACAGCACAGTGTACCTGTAAAAGCTTACTGCACAACTGGTTATATTTTACATTATGGCATGTTATAATTTTCTGAGTACAGCTAGTGAAAGGAAATACTTGAGCTAGTAAGCAGACTTGCGAATATTTTGTGGTTGTGGCAACATACGGTGATAAGTGTGCTGGTGTGTTTTACTAAGGCTTGCTAAAAGAAAATTTCCCCTTTAGTGCAGCATTTAAATTTAGGTCTTTGTGTAGTCAACTGAGAGAGGCAGCTACTAAAACAACCATTTAGGTAGATGAGCAAAAACTTTGACCAAATCAATAAAATTGCAGATGTAGTATTAAGACAACATCACTTTATAAGTTAGAATTTCAACAGTGCACTACCTCCTTtaagaaactaatttttctgtaagaaatgtTTCCTAGCATGAGACCTTTCTTACAATGTTAAGTATGGCATTGAATTGTTATCAAAACCCAGCAACGATACCTTTTCTAATCATTGTTTTCTTATTTGGCTTATACTGTCTGCCAGGATCCACTGGCACAGACCCAGTCATTGAGTCACAGTTCAATGCCATTATGTCATTTATAACAGCTGGAGCCAGGGTACATCAGCAAGGCATCTTGTCGTCTCACAATTAATAAAAACCTACTTTGCAAGAAGGACCAACATTGCAATTCAAAGAAATACCGATCAGGAatactctgtattttttattattctagaGGTGAAGAAAAAGTGTCATCTGTTACAGATGCTGACATTTCCTCTGTAAGGGACTTCTCCTCTGAATTTGCCTTACTTTAGCAGattggggtggggttttttgtgtgtggaagTCTAATTTAgaaagctttttatttattctgtatttttaatttcagaaaaagtgATTCAACTGTTTTCAAGAATTATGctagggtaaaaaaaaatgcttcagttaAGTTAAAGCTTCTAAGAGGATAAAAAGATGTAATTAAGAGCTGTCTGTACACATGAACTGAGGCAGGGGCATTGTGGGAGTACTTTCTACATGGGTTTCTACTGGAgataatgtaaaaaaaccctatttgGATAAGCCATGTTTAATTAGAAGAACTTTGAGCATGGTAAAAGCTCACAACTACTCTGaattaaaggctttttttgaCTAATGAGTTTCAGAATTGCCCACAGTTTCTtccttgaaagaaataaaattaaaaaaaaaaatagaacaatcTTTTTAACAATGAAAGAATGTCTATGACAAggataaaataaatgtagaagCAAGGTATACACCAACCTGTGGCAGGATTGCAATCCTTGCCTTGTGATTTACAGGCATTGCACAGGGATTTTGCGCTAGTTTAGTCCTCTGATCACATGTTCTGTGTCTTTGTTCAGCTGCCTGAATAAATAGGCAGCTGGTTAGGTTAGGTTTAAGGAAAAAGAACTTCCTGATGGTAAAGACAGGTGAACATATGATGTTCCTTCCTGTGGAAGGTTATTGAAATTCCATTTCTACCTTCAGCAGATATCTGTCAGGAATGTCTCTGGATTGTGTTACAGAGATTGAGTTGGCTTCCATCAGCCTGTGTCAAGGTTGGGTTTACATGAAGGAAAGCATCGACACCAGGCTTTCCTGTTGGAGTGAATCATGTTATTTATAGCAATGTTACAATTTAAGAAGTTGTATCACatcaaataaagcaaaaatatatgtCCTCAGCTCTTAAATAGTGTAGTGATAGTTGTATAAAAATGAAGTTCACTAAAACTAAAAATCTTAATTCATTACCAATATATAATGGCAAATACAGTAACTAGCTGAATCTTGAATAACTTTAGCAGTGATAAGAGCAATGGATTTTAATGTTTCAAACTCAGTTTCATAGCTAAACTGTTCATATTCAAAGAATATGAAGTGGAAATGTATGTGTATATGAAATGTACGTGTACATGCAGTGGACAAAGTTATCGATATGACACTGATAGAAATGACTCgtaaaagtaaaagaaattccATTCCGGTGCATAGAAGTTCATACTGACAAACAAGATGCTCCCTATCATGgctcttctctttcccatctATCTTACTCCTCCTATcctatttccctttctttaaaatcataCTTCAAAATCAGATTCTCAACTCCTCAGAGAGCAAGCAGTCTAGTATATGATGTCTGAAATTTTAGGGTTTTCAAAGTTTCCATTAGCAGAATTATATGAGATACTgtaagaaaacaccaaaaatacCCCAATTGTAAGCAAATGCATTGCCAGGGAACAAAACAAGGAGGACTTACTAGGTTTTTCTGCCTCACAATCCCATTGCTGCCGTTCTTTGAAGAAGTGTGACCTGTGTTTGGGAGGCTCTCTGGGGTAAACAGTCCTATCTTTGTAACTGACCATAAGATCGAGATAGTTGTCATgcatattaacattttttatgaAACCCTTTTAGGGTGTGCTCTGACTATTCACAGTTGCTGTCAGAGATTTGATAGCAACGCAGTTAGGGTCTCAGGGACAGACAGGTCTTTGTGATGGTAAATTCTGTCTTCTTGTGAATGttatttccttcttccaaaATCTGAAGCCAGTTTGACAAAGCTGATGTTTATGACTGTGCTGATCATGTGAACAAAATACCTCTAACTAAGTTACTCTGTCTCCTCTCTGACAGGAAAATGGTGGTTTCTTGACAACGGGCTACTAAACATTACCAGGGTGTCTTTTGAAGACAGAGGTAAATACACATGTGTCGCATCTAATACATATGGCAGTGTTAACAATACTGTGACACTGAGGGTTGTTTTTACCTCTGGAGATATGGGAATCTATTACATGATTGTCTGCCTTGTAGCTTTTACCATTGTTATGATACTGAACATTACTCGGTTATGTATGATGAGCAGtcatctgaaaaaaactgaGAAAGCAATCAATGAATTCTTTAGAACAGAAGGGGCAGAGAAACTTCAGAAAGCCTTTGAGATTGCGAAGCGTATCCCAATTATCACATCAGCCAAAACACTCGAGCTTGCCAAAGTAACCCAGTTCAAGACCATGGAATTTGCTCGCTATATTGAAGAGCTTGCTCGGAGCGTACCTTTGCCACCTCTCATCATGAACTGCAGGACTATAATGGAAGAAATTATGGAGGTTGTTGGTCTGGAGGAGCAAGGACAGAATTTTGTACGTCAGGCAGCAGAAGGCCAGGAAACCACTGAAACAGATGAGCTATATATGATCCCAAATGCTTTGACACGCAGTGACTCTCCCACAGCTGACTCAGACGCATCGTCACTGCATGAGCCACCTCAACAGATTGCAATAAAAGTGTCAGTTCACCCGTTGTCCAAAAAGGACTGCATGGATGGTCAGTCACAGGAAAGCATGCAGTTGGACACCAAGGAAGAAGACACTCTTCAAACACCAGCACTTCCTGCAGAGCCGCCTCCTGAGACTTCTGCTGAACTCAGTTCTGATTACACAGCATTGGCAAATGACACAAATACATGTGTTATATATGAAAGCCATGTATGATAGTTACTCCTGAATCTATGCATAGCAGGAAAATCAGGTGgagctcttttaaaaatacatattgtaCTTGCCACTAAGCCTTACCTGGAGACTATCATAGCAAAAGCATGTAAGTGGATTATTTGGCACTTTCTTCTCAGTTTGAGTTTCGTTTACCATGATGTATGGCAGAGTAATTGCTATTACATTAATATTAATTGCTCTCTTTGATTAGGAGTATTTCCAAGAAACATTTACCTCAGCATTTTCTAGGTTGGAGTCACCTGTAGTGGCCTCCTGGAAGTCACTGATAGTCTTTGATGAAGGACACTTGAACTTACTAAATATAAAACTGGTTTCCATCTTCCTCCTTCACTCTTGTTATTTCCCTCTATTGCATTTTTGCAGATATTAACTTGTGAATTTGAAATATTGCCCAAGAGGCAGCACTCCAATAGCCAAATAAAATCCTAATAGATCCCATTTACAAAGCCTGTTTGCTCAGCTACATTGTGATTTAGAGGGCTATTAAAGACAgttaaaatgtttccatttcatttgTGACCACACTGCTTAGGCACATGgaaaatagttttctcttttccaaagatGCCAACAATTGTTTGTTTTGCATGGAGGAACAACTTTGAGGTGTATTTTACAGATGGGAAAGCCCATAAACATCTTACAGAAAGTTGCAGTCCAACATCTCTGCAAGgtttttttgcatatatttgGCCATTTTTTACCTTGCCAGAATTTTATATGCCAAACAGCTGCAAATATGCAAGATGTCTTGTTTTGAAGTAATTTGGAAGGAATAAGTATGTACTACTTTACCAGAAGATATGCAGATTCCTTAACAGTCCTGCAAATGGCAGTAATCAGTTGATGACAAGGCTCAAATGGCAAAATACCCTTTTATTGGGATTCTTAATTTTGTGCAAATTCAGATTCTGAAGATCGAGCCTAAATTCGCATATAAGCATCAGTTTGAGAGTGTTGtatccaaactggaaaaaaaaaatataatcaagtGTCCTGAGAAATTACAATGACAGTCATGCAAACTGTTTACTGTGATACAATTGCTTTGGTATTTTAAGAACCTCCTACCTATGTAGAATGTTCACTGTTTGAGTACATGTGACTCTACCCCAGTAAAGCTTTAATGATCACAGCAATCGTGGTGTTAAAAAGGATCAACATTTATGCCAGGAAGTGCCAGGAGTGGAAGGGAAGTGATAATTTCTGTTGCAGACAGACAATAAAAAGGACCTCCTCTGCAGTGAGTCTGGAAAGCAAGCTCTTACCAGGAGGAGTTTGTGTAGGGTCAATATTACTTAATTACCTGACACATTTCGTTTGGAACTAATGAACAAACTATCACCCTATAGTTTTTAAGAACAGTTTTAGTGTAAGTATAGatacttaaaataaatccagaatCAAGTATAGCGCAGAAAAAGAAGTCTCTTAGGTCTCTGGGGAGACGATGTATGGATAGCTCTCTGGACATTTTAGTGAAGTAGCCACATCTACATAAGGTGCCTGTTGAAGGCAATCAGTTATATTAACTGGTAATCAAGACCAGACAAAGTCGATGTTGCAGCTATCTAAAAGAACCCTTGATAATTAACTGAGGGTTTACGTCAGCTTCCTCATGTTAAAGTGCAGAGCCTCACTAGCAGTGTAATATAGGAACACTCCATGACTTATGTAGGTGATGCAGAGAAGGCTCCATATTTACCTATCTATggttactaaaaaaaaaaaattacgtGTTTAATAATGGACTTCAGATTTTACAACCAACTTCTGAAAAATTGCATCATTCAGTTGCCTCATGTTTGTGCTCACCACAGTGGCAGGTTTCtatacaaaataatttgcaCATGCCCTAAAGGAAACATGCAAGGGCAAAGTCCCTTTAGGAATGTGgctggaaatattttagttCCAGCAAAGCAATATAAATCTAGAACACAAAGTAGATTAAGAGAATACCATAAAGAACCTCACTTCTGACCAGTGTGATTGAAAATACTGTTGATGCAAACTGTTAACTTCTTGTCTGAGTCCAAAGTACATTTCTGTTTAGCGTTCACATCAGTTTTTCGAGttatttaatttgcttctgGTATGAAAAAGGACAAGGgcagaaacaaaagcaggaacTTGCACTAAATTCTTTTAATTCACTTTAACCTCCTGAAAAGAGGCATCTTGATTTTTCTGCCTGTCCAGCATTTACAGACATGCTCATGCATTCTGAAGTTACCTACCTGGTGCCCAACTAAGATTGCACAGATAAGCAAGGATGTTCTCCTTAAAgcatacttaaaaaaaaaaaaaagttatgaaaatatttattaaactgaagtattttaattttaattgttttttaactATGAAATTTTTACAGTAGAGATTAGGTATTCCTATGGTGTTTGTTACCGGGTAGTTCTGACCCTGACTGCTTCCCTCAGGCTGTCCTTCAGCCTGTTTAGTATGTATTTATTGAGAAACATTTGAGAGCAAACGATCACCATGGTTTTCTTCAGTATCTCGATGTCAACTTCCTTGAAGATACCaatgatgtttttttccaaagttttccCACAAGGGGCATGTATTTGAAGTACCCACAAACGCACATTGCAAACCACGTATGAGCAACAGGCACTTGGATTAGGTACATGCAATTCGTGTAGTGCTGGATTCCTGCAGTTGCAGGGTCAAAGGGAACCCTGAATTTGCTGGAGCTGGACTCACTTCAAGCTGAGAGTTCATGGGTATAACCAGTCAGCTATAAATTCTTTGGACATTTAACTTTGTGGTATTATTGGAATAAAAGCCGAACAGCGCTGTAGCTGAAGAAAATAGAGATTGTAACCAACGGTTTTggtttatgtcttttttttgtgttttcatgtaTGCTGCTCAATATCTTTATGCATCCATTCTGTGACACCTCTAAGCCTAAAGCTTTTTGTATGCTTTGAGGCACTTCCTTTGTGGGAGACAGATGGGAAGCCAGATCCAAACTCATCTGTCCTGTTCCAAActctctgcctgtgctctgtTATGAAGTAAACTATTGTGTCTCGCAGTATTTCTTAGTGAATGGCTATTTTATGGCGCAAGAACACAATtgacaaatataaaattaatgaaggctctaagaaaacattaacatttGCATTCTTAAGTATTTTCATGCACCTTAAGCACTTCAGGGACATTAATCTGTTCCCATCATTTGGCTATGCACACCTTTTGTTACATTGTTCTATTTCTTGTATCACCAAACACTAAAGGTTCTTAAAACACTCAGAATCTGGAAAACCCAGTCCAACTGAAATTGTGTTCTAAAAACATAAGGAACACAAAGCCAGgcttagaaaggaaaagagatttgcATGATATATTTATaccattttcaaatatttttgccaaAATTTCATGAAAGATGACTAGATTTCTGCAGTACAAGAAATCAGTgttgaatttgaattttatacttactgttcttttttcagTAAATGTAAGACCATATTAATCTGATCACTTAAGCATAATATTCACTATCTACTTGctcaacattttctttttgagcaGCATTTGTTTACTGGTatccttttttattctctgattTGAGCATGTTTGTGATGAAACCTACCCTTCAGTCATTTTATGAgtctgtcatttaaaaaaatctaaaagaacCCATAGATCAGCATTTTTATGCAGGTTTATGGGTATTTGATAAGGCACAGCAGTTTGTTGCTGTGCTTAAAAACTACTGTATAATCATGAGACTTGTGAAATGGCATATGTGGGcagatgttgatttttttaaaaatcagtgccTGTTTTATTCTAATGTACATACTATGTTACTTCCTTGATTTGCAGTTTCCTTTTGACAAAAGTACTGTAACATATAACCAGGGCTTTCTGACTTTCAGTTTGGTCAGATGAACTAATTCCAGAAAGTGTTAACAGTGTCGAATTTTAAAAGTTCTCATGGAATATCTTGGCAGCATGCTATTTTAAGAGTTGGCCTCAAGTATACCATACTTAGTGGGACAACTGAAAGCTTCTTAGATGCAAAGGAAATGCTTGCACTAAAGTA containing:
- the MFAP3L gene encoding microfibrillar-associated protein 3-like encodes the protein MDILNSHHFLYFLPTTRLVILLAALTTAEDVTNSTFNRTDINTGSVPVVISRIDHIIVKEGSSALIDCNVQGSPSPRYRWYNSNGRLLQEEENKGKWWFLDNGLLNITRVSFEDRGKYTCVASNTYGSVNNTVTLRVVFTSGDMGIYYMIVCLVAFTIVMILNITRLCMMSSHLKKTEKAINEFFRTEGAEKLQKAFEIAKRIPIITSAKTLELAKVTQFKTMEFARYIEELARSVPLPPLIMNCRTIMEEIMEVVGLEEQGQNFVRQAAEGQETTETDELYMIPNALTRSDSPTADSDASSLHEPPQQIAIKVSVHPLSKKDCMDGQSQESMQLDTKEEDTLQTPALPAEPPPETSAELSSDYTALANDTNTCVIYESHV